The nucleotide window ATTAAATTGACCCAGATTGATTATGACAGGGAAATTGCCCTGATCGCATTTTCAGGGTCAAGTCAGAAGAGAAAAATAGTGGGCGTATCCCGTATCATATTTGTGCCTCACCAGAAAAAAGGGGAGTTTTCCATTGTTCTGGCCGATGCATTACAGGGAAAGGGTCTGGGAAAAAAATTGCTTTGGCATGCCTTGGTATGTGCCAAGCGCTTTGGGCTTGAACAGGTCTGGGGACCGGTTATTACAACCAATACTGGTATGCTCAGGCTGGGTCAGAAACTGGGGTTCCGCGTTGAAAGAGATCCTGATTCTTCAGAATATAAATTGACCATTGATCTTGAAGACCTGGATAAAGTTTGAGGACATTTGTTTTTCAGAGAGACTTTTTGAATCGACTGTAAAAACCGGAACAATTTTAAAAATCGGAACGACTGCAAAAAAAAGAAAGGTGAAGTGATGCAAAAACAAGGTAAGGATTATATTGTTTTTCCGTTGGATTTTTCTTCCTTAAAGCAAGCAAAAGAGTATGTGAAGCTTCTTGATGGAAATGTGGGAATGTTTAAAATCGGTCTGGAGCTGTTTATTGACCAGGGGCCTTCCATTATTCAAATGGTTAAACAAAACAGTGATGCAAAAATATTTCTTGATCTCAAGCTTCATGATATTTCCGCCACGGTTCAAAGAGCCATGGGGCGGGTGGCAAATCTGGGGGTGGATCTTGTGACTGTGCATTGTTCATCATCCATGGCAATGCTTGAACGGGCAGTTGCAGGAGGAAACGGGAAAACCAACGTTCTGGGCGTTACTCTTTTAACGGATAATGATGCTGCTACGGTTGAGGCTGCCGGGTTTAAGGATGAGTTTGTAAAAGACACCGATCTTCTGGTCATGCACAGGGCAAAGATGGCATATGCGGCCGGGTGTAAAGGTGTGGTCTGTTCTGGAAAAGAAGTTCAACAGATAAAGACTGTTTTTGGAAAAAAATTTCTGGCAGTAACACCGGGGATCAGGCCTGCATGGTCTCTGCTTGAAAATGATGATCAAAAAAGGGTAACCACACCTGGTCAGGCTGTTGCACTTGGCAGCGACCTGATTGTCATTGGCCGGCCCATAAGGGATGCCAATGATCCTGTCAGGGCTGCCCAAAACGTCATTAAAGAAATTGAAGCAGCCCTGAATCTGTCTTGACCTGAACCTGTCGTTATTGGATAAGCTTGAGCAGTAAGGCACTCAAAATCCAATTTATTTTTCCTGGTTTATTTTTCCTGGTTTATTTTTTTTGGTCAAGTCCAAATGCTGAGTGAAGCGTTCTTACCGCAAGCTCGGCATACTTTGCCAGGATGATGCAGGATATTCTGATCTCGGAAGTGCTGATTAACCGTATATTTATATTTTCAGATGCCAGGGCCTGGAACATAGTGGCTGCAACACCTGA belongs to Desulfobacula toluolica Tol2 and includes:
- the pyrF gene encoding orotidine-5'-phosphate decarboxylase, encoding MQKQGKDYIVFPLDFSSLKQAKEYVKLLDGNVGMFKIGLELFIDQGPSIIQMVKQNSDAKIFLDLKLHDISATVQRAMGRVANLGVDLVTVHCSSSMAMLERAVAGGNGKTNVLGVTLLTDNDAATVEAAGFKDEFVKDTDLLVMHRAKMAYAAGCKGVVCSGKEVQQIKTVFGKKFLAVTPGIRPAWSLLENDDQKRVTTPGQAVALGSDLIVIGRPIRDANDPVRAAQNVIKEIEAALNLS